A genomic segment from uncultured Desulfuromonas sp. encodes:
- a CDS encoding ATP-binding protein encodes MLKTARSRLTLLFSLALAVTMIVSASIICLIRTSGWSLPLRVSTIMAAFLALTVLFTLAFHFALNIHRKTLLQLVDSFRNMTIDHLSTRADFSTNCVELATLRDEYNAMLDRLEIAVQRVRQFSGDASHELRTPLTILRGETEVTLHWAKTPEEFRAALQSNMEEIDRMGRILEDLLTLAKSESGDLPLSIRQLSLSDLLQELYLQGTTLAEPKNIKVSLHHGADSEVSIRGDDLRLRQLFLNLLSNAIRYTPDGGTVDIDISREGDNVTVAVIDSGIGISAEHLPHIFERFYRTDEARNRADGGTGLGLAIVKWITEAHDGTIHVNSTVDQGSRFEVHLPVAGPTPIDNDSRETN; translated from the coding sequence TTGCTGAAGACAGCACGAAGTCGTCTGACTCTGCTCTTTTCTCTGGCGCTGGCGGTCACCATGATCGTCAGCGCCAGCATCATTTGTCTGATTCGGACCAGCGGCTGGTCTTTGCCTCTACGCGTGTCCACCATCATGGCCGCGTTTCTGGCCTTGACCGTTCTATTCACCCTGGCCTTCCACTTTGCACTAAATATCCACCGCAAAACCCTTTTACAACTGGTCGACAGCTTTCGCAACATGACCATTGACCACCTGTCAACACGTGCCGATTTTTCGACAAACTGTGTTGAACTAGCGACTTTGCGCGATGAATACAACGCTATGCTTGACCGACTGGAGATAGCTGTACAACGTGTACGGCAATTTTCCGGCGATGCGTCCCACGAACTGCGCACCCCGCTGACGATTCTGCGGGGAGAAACGGAAGTGACCCTGCATTGGGCAAAAACGCCTGAAGAGTTCCGTGCGGCATTGCAATCCAACATGGAAGAGATTGACCGCATGGGTCGCATCCTGGAAGACCTTCTTACTCTGGCCAAAAGCGAATCAGGTGACCTGCCATTGTCCATTCGGCAACTCAGCCTCAGCGACCTGCTTCAAGAACTCTATCTGCAGGGAACAACCTTGGCCGAACCGAAAAACATCAAAGTCTCTCTGCATCACGGTGCCGATTCCGAAGTTTCAATCCGTGGCGATGATTTGCGCTTGCGTCAGCTGTTTCTCAACCTGCTCAGCAATGCGATACGCTACACGCCTGACGGTGGTACGGTTGACATCGATATTTCCCGAGAGGGAGACAACGTGACGGTTGCCGTGATTGACAGCGGAATCGGCATTTCAGCCGAGCACTTGCCACATATTTTCGAACGTTTTTACCGCACTGATGAAGCGCGAAACCGCGCCGACGGCGGAACGGGTTTGGGTCTGGCCATTGTTAAATGGATCACAGAAGCTCACGACGGCACCATCCATGTGAATTCCACAGTTGACCAGGGAAGTCGCTTTGAAGTACACCTGCCAGTCGCCGGCCCCACCCCAATTGATAATGATTCCAGAGAAACCAACTGA
- a CDS encoding DegQ family serine endoprotease gives MKRSFSLMTMITLLFFLPLACWAGTPDFVKLTKQLKPAVVNISTSKTADAHSSMLNQFDSQHRDFFEDFFENFFQGREIPQHKQKSLGSGFIISEDGYILTNDHVVDDADEITVQLAGGKTYSATVKGIDQKLDLALLKIDSSETLPTVKLGNSEQLEIGEWVMAIGNPFGLEQTVTVGIVSAKGRVIGAGPYDNFIQTDASINPGNSGGPLFNTRGEVVGINTAIVAGGQGIGFAIPINAAKNILPQLKETGHVTRGWLGVTIQHVSEELADSFGLDTAEGALVSSVAEGSPAEQAGLKRGDIILRLNDNKIVSMTDLPRLVAEIPVGETAKVTVFRQGEEKTLNVEVGKMDDDEGATKISSRSNSLGLSVMEISPELRRRLNIQAEQGVVITAVATNSPAAEAGLRPGDVIIEFNNQEIVSPDEFKAALSKADDKEIQRLLIQRGKGLFFIAIKTEK, from the coding sequence ATGAAGCGTTCTTTTAGCCTCATGACCATGATCACCCTTTTATTCTTCCTCCCCCTGGCCTGCTGGGCGGGAACTCCTGATTTTGTCAAACTGACCAAACAGCTCAAACCTGCAGTTGTCAATATAAGCACCTCGAAAACAGCAGACGCCCACAGCTCGATGCTGAATCAATTTGATTCTCAACATCGTGACTTTTTTGAAGATTTTTTTGAAAACTTTTTCCAGGGCAGAGAGATCCCTCAGCACAAACAAAAATCACTGGGCTCAGGATTCATCATTTCAGAAGACGGCTATATCCTGACCAATGACCATGTCGTTGATGACGCCGACGAAATCACTGTACAGCTGGCTGGAGGCAAAACATACTCGGCTACCGTCAAGGGCATTGACCAGAAACTCGACCTTGCATTACTCAAAATCGATAGCAGCGAAACGCTTCCGACCGTTAAGCTCGGCAACAGTGAACAACTTGAAATCGGCGAGTGGGTCATGGCTATCGGCAACCCGTTTGGCCTTGAACAGACCGTCACTGTCGGCATTGTATCGGCCAAAGGGCGCGTGATCGGCGCTGGTCCTTACGATAACTTTATCCAGACAGACGCGTCCATTAATCCTGGAAACTCCGGTGGTCCCCTGTTCAACACTCGCGGTGAAGTGGTCGGTATCAATACGGCCATTGTCGCCGGAGGCCAGGGCATTGGCTTTGCCATCCCGATTAACGCGGCAAAAAACATTCTGCCGCAACTCAAGGAAACCGGCCATGTTACCCGTGGCTGGCTGGGTGTGACCATTCAACACGTCTCAGAGGAATTGGCCGATTCTTTCGGCCTCGACACGGCTGAAGGGGCGTTGGTCTCCTCTGTTGCCGAAGGCTCTCCAGCGGAGCAGGCTGGCCTGAAACGAGGAGACATCATCCTGCGTCTGAACGATAACAAAATTGTTTCTATGACGGATCTGCCACGTCTGGTTGCAGAAATTCCCGTGGGAGAAACGGCCAAAGTCACCGTATTCCGTCAGGGTGAAGAAAAGACGCTGAACGTCGAAGTTGGCAAAATGGATGATGACGAGGGGGCAACTAAAATTTCCAGCCGCTCCAACTCGTTGGGGCTGTCCGTGATGGAAATCTCCCCGGAATTGCGCCGCCGCCTGAATATCCAGGCGGAACAGGGGGTTGTCATCACGGCTGTTGCCACCAACAGCCCCGCGGCAGAAGCGGGATTACGCCCTGGTGACGTTATCATTGAATTCAACAACCAGGAAATTGTCTCACCGGATGAATTCAAAGCGGCGTTGTCCAAGGCTGACGACAAAGAGATCCAGCGTTTACTCATTCAACGCGGCAAAGGACTGTTCTTCATCGCAATCAAAACAGAAAAATAA
- a CDS encoding ATP-binding protein produces the protein MSLLLVFLQYTYWDLSVERRQAANLGKVFISLAEADLAAKRIHALSTSLRRNFILNAPKLEEMDQLYEHLSSAIDRTLEYLEVPKETVTLLNQAVADLDPADGIDTERFIEALSILRPQLITLIETARSQRGKLNNLKNEYMDELVARTALVSLVVLSAAIVLGILLSLFFSRRILRRIQRISNGASSLVRGERDMVSAPETISDELDDLTVSLFNMADKLVRVVGAEKLLEGVEEERSRIARDLHDQTLSDLSSVLRGIQELKNGSCVEVASTLETELQSAINNLRAVMDDLHPQTLDVLGLNAALQSHIETHRNSHNGKQMECHYYATEAAEELTLPKAQQLHLYRIVVEAVHNVYKHSGATRYEVNFDFCNGQVLLAVEDNGNGFTPSKDALGRGLHNIQERARTVGAEVCWKPSRFSSGTRFELTMPVSQHQKTDRAA, from the coding sequence ATGAGCCTACTGTTGGTCTTCCTGCAATATACCTACTGGGATCTCTCGGTAGAGCGTCGTCAGGCAGCCAACCTGGGTAAAGTCTTCATTTCACTCGCAGAAGCCGATCTTGCAGCAAAGCGGATACATGCTCTCTCCACCTCGTTACGGCGCAATTTCATCCTCAATGCTCCGAAACTTGAAGAGATGGACCAGCTGTATGAGCATCTATCCAGCGCCATCGACCGCACTTTGGAATATCTGGAAGTCCCGAAAGAAACGGTCACCCTGCTCAACCAGGCCGTAGCCGACCTTGATCCCGCAGACGGTATCGACACCGAACGTTTTATCGAAGCGTTATCGATCTTGCGCCCGCAGTTGATCACCCTGATAGAAACGGCTCGCAGCCAACGGGGCAAACTGAACAACCTCAAAAACGAATACATGGACGAACTGGTGGCCCGTACGGCTCTGGTCTCGCTGGTTGTTCTCAGTGCGGCGATCGTTCTCGGCATTCTACTGTCTCTGTTTTTTTCACGTCGCATTCTGCGTCGCATCCAGCGGATTTCCAACGGTGCCAGCAGCCTGGTTCGTGGAGAACGCGACATGGTCAGTGCCCCGGAGACCATCAGTGACGAACTGGATGACCTGACCGTTTCCCTGTTTAACATGGCGGACAAACTGGTGCGTGTCGTCGGTGCTGAAAAACTGCTGGAAGGCGTCGAAGAAGAGCGTAGCCGGATAGCACGCGACCTGCATGACCAGACACTGTCGGATCTGTCATCCGTGCTACGCGGCATTCAGGAGCTGAAGAACGGCAGCTGCGTTGAAGTTGCCTCGACTCTCGAAACGGAACTGCAAAGCGCCATCAACAATCTACGTGCCGTCATGGACGACCTGCATCCGCAGACACTTGACGTCCTCGGCCTTAATGCGGCATTGCAATCACACATTGAAACGCACCGCAACAGCCATAATGGCAAACAGATGGAATGCCACTATTACGCAACAGAAGCGGCAGAAGAACTGACTCTTCCCAAGGCACAGCAACTTCACCTCTACCGCATTGTTGTCGAAGCCGTTCACAACGTCTATAAACATTCCGGTGCTACCCGTTATGAAGTCAACTTTGATTTTTGCAACGGCCAGGTCTTGTTGGCTGTCGAGGACAATGGTAACGGATTTACGCCGTCCAAAGATGCCTTGGGCCGTGGCCTGCACAACATTCAGGAACGCGCTCGGACAGTTGGCGCAGAGGTCTGCTGGAAACCTTCACGTTTTTCCTCCGGGACCCGGTTTGAACTCACGATGCCGGTCTCACAACACCAGAAGACAGATAGGGCGGCGTAA
- a CDS encoding response regulator transcription factor, producing MEPVKIIIAEDNPKDFEFLELLLSEHPQAAFQVSRAANGQDALKMALACDQPLVISDIQMPEMNGIDFAKSLWDQKPQARIIFWSQFKDEMYVRSLLRIVPPETVYGYILKSNTKERIAGAVVTVLIDEQCWIDPEVRKVQGRTGHSQTALSDIEFEALIDISLGLTDNLIAQRRYLSRRGVQSRLNSLYNKLSIDQEQFQAEKVGEAFNPRNRAVSVAIHRGLINSFELEHEEKELQEWLVQFKQRHKIHD from the coding sequence ATGGAACCCGTTAAAATCATTATCGCTGAAGATAATCCCAAAGATTTTGAGTTTCTTGAACTGCTGCTTTCAGAGCACCCTCAGGCAGCATTTCAAGTGTCGCGGGCAGCGAATGGTCAGGATGCCCTGAAGATGGCGCTGGCCTGCGACCAGCCGCTGGTCATCAGCGATATCCAGATGCCAGAAATGAACGGTATTGATTTTGCCAAATCTCTGTGGGATCAGAAACCTCAGGCGCGCATCATTTTCTGGAGTCAATTCAAGGACGAAATGTATGTCCGCTCCCTGTTGCGCATTGTTCCCCCTGAAACAGTCTATGGCTACATCCTCAAATCCAACACCAAAGAGCGCATCGCCGGTGCTGTTGTCACTGTGCTGATAGATGAACAATGCTGGATAGATCCTGAAGTACGCAAAGTGCAGGGTCGGACCGGACACAGCCAGACAGCATTATCCGATATCGAATTCGAAGCGTTGATTGACATCTCCCTGGGTCTGACCGACAACCTGATCGCCCAGCGCCGCTATCTGTCACGTCGCGGCGTGCAAAGTCGTCTGAACTCCCTCTACAACAAGCTCAGCATTGACCAGGAACAGTTTCAGGCCGAAAAAGTCGGTGAAGCATTTAATCCCCGCAACCGTGCCGTTTCCGTCGCGATCCACCGAGGGTTAATCAATTCGTTCGAGCTCGAACACGAGGAAAAAGAACTGCAGGAGTGGCTGGTCCAATTTAAACAACGCCATAAAATCCACGACTGA
- a CDS encoding DASS family sodium-coupled anion symporter gives MITAVWNRLWEMHGEVKSLVLFNPKDTLKKHLHFKEGMQEKDADLVHEIEDAPAEHLERLRTSPDGMHEDDPSSYTTRQKIGLWLGPILFIAMLLLPTPAGMEPSAQKMAAVALLMATWWMCESIPIPATSLLPLMLFPLLGIMHTKSAAAPYASHLIFLFMGGFIIALSMQRWDLHRRIAMTIVKLVGFSPSRLIFGFMAATATLSAFVSNTATAVMMMPIGLAIISHVIDEGKKEGLDKEIDFSPEHFSFGLNLMLGIAYAASIGGMATLIGTPPNTVLAGYLNKTYGFEISYVDWLKVGVPLVIVMLPCCWLWLTRIANPMKLKKVPGGRDMILAELKQMGRMSAGEKWTAAVFFATALGWIFRKQLGFLFPDPTLVTDATIAMTGALVLFMIPVNMKKNIFVMDWHWASKMPWGVLLLFGGGLAMAAGFKQTGLAAWIGSQVSLLNNAPILVLIVAVTTLIIFLTELTSNTATAAMVMPILSAVAIGINQSPLLLVIPAAIAASCAFMLPVATPPNAIVFGSGYVTIPQMVRSGFGLNLVGIILTTILTYLLVIPVFNIVIGTLPAWIK, from the coding sequence ATGATCACTGCAGTCTGGAACCGCTTGTGGGAGATGCACGGTGAAGTGAAATCTCTCGTTCTGTTCAACCCGAAAGACACCCTTAAGAAACACCTCCATTTTAAAGAAGGGATGCAGGAGAAAGATGCCGATCTTGTCCATGAGATCGAGGATGCACCGGCTGAACATCTGGAACGACTACGCACCTCTCCGGACGGCATGCACGAAGATGACCCCAGCAGCTACACGACGCGACAAAAAATTGGATTATGGTTAGGACCGATCCTATTTATTGCCATGCTGCTTCTTCCTACTCCTGCCGGTATGGAGCCCTCCGCGCAGAAAATGGCGGCGGTTGCCTTGTTGATGGCGACCTGGTGGATGTGTGAATCCATCCCCATTCCAGCGACGAGCCTTTTGCCTTTGATGTTGTTCCCCCTGCTTGGCATCATGCACACCAAAAGTGCAGCGGCACCTTATGCCAGCCACCTTATCTTTCTCTTTATGGGCGGCTTTATTATTGCCCTATCCATGCAACGCTGGGACCTCCATCGTCGCATTGCCATGACCATCGTCAAACTGGTCGGATTTTCTCCCAGTCGTCTTATTTTTGGTTTCATGGCGGCAACAGCAACCTTATCAGCGTTCGTTTCCAATACTGCGACTGCCGTCATGATGATGCCTATTGGCCTGGCGATTATCAGCCACGTTATTGATGAAGGGAAAAAAGAGGGTCTCGACAAAGAGATCGACTTCTCTCCAGAACACTTCTCATTTGGCCTCAACTTGATGCTCGGCATTGCTTATGCCGCCTCTATCGGTGGCATGGCCACCCTCATCGGCACCCCGCCCAACACGGTTTTGGCTGGCTACCTCAATAAAACCTACGGTTTTGAAATCAGCTACGTGGACTGGTTAAAGGTTGGTGTTCCACTGGTCATCGTTATGCTGCCATGTTGCTGGCTGTGGCTGACACGTATCGCCAATCCGATGAAACTGAAAAAGGTCCCCGGTGGTCGGGATATGATTCTTGCGGAACTGAAGCAAATGGGTCGTATGTCCGCAGGAGAAAAATGGACCGCAGCCGTATTCTTTGCCACTGCTCTCGGCTGGATTTTCCGTAAACAACTCGGATTCCTATTCCCTGATCCGACCCTGGTCACCGATGCCACAATTGCCATGACCGGCGCTTTGGTACTGTTTATGATTCCGGTCAACATGAAGAAAAACATCTTTGTTATGGACTGGCACTGGGCGTCCAAGATGCCTTGGGGTGTCCTGCTGCTGTTTGGTGGTGGACTGGCGATGGCTGCCGGTTTCAAGCAAACCGGCCTCGCGGCCTGGATCGGTTCTCAGGTCAGCCTACTCAACAACGCACCGATTCTGGTACTGATTGTCGCCGTCACCACGCTGATCATCTTCCTGACCGAGCTGACGTCCAATACGGCAACAGCCGCCATGGTTATGCCGATCCTCAGCGCCGTCGCTATCGGTATTAACCAAAGTCCTTTGCTGCTGGTAATCCCGGCAGCGATTGCAGCATCCTGCGCGTTTATGCTGCCAGTGGCCACACCACCGAACGCGATTGTTTTTGGCTCCGGCTATGTGACCATCCCACAAATGGTCCGCAGTGGCTTTGGGCTTAATCTTGTCGGCATCATTCTGACAACAATCCTCACCTATCTGTTGGTTATTCCTGTGTTCAATATTGTCATCGGCACCCTGCCGGCATGGATCAAATAA
- the sulP gene encoding sulfate permease produces the protein MTSRLVPELWCCLKEGYNRKRLVEDLLSGMIVGIVALPLAIAFAIASGVKPEQGLYTAVIAGFLISLLSGSRVQIGGPTGAFIVVVFSIVQQYGYGGLAVATIMAGALLVVMGLCRLGGAIKFIPYPMTIGFTSGIALIIAITQVKDLLGLSLTRSAEGIVDRIKLYAEGINTLNIHAVIVAGLAMAILLLWPKVTKKFPGSIVALLVTTVLVQVLDWPVATIGSAFGDVPSTLPMPQLPEIDLAMIPQLVSPALTIALLAAIESLLSAVVADGMTGRRHKSNMELVAQGVANIASPLFGGIPATGAIARTATNVKSGGTTPLSGMIHAVTLLLIMMLFGRWARLIPMATLAAILLIVAYHMSEWRHFIKLFRSPRNDIVVMLTTFVLTVFVDLTVAIETGVVLSALLFMQRMANATEVRHISREINDEVYDEEDDRPICGRQIPTCVEVFEIHGPFFFGATNQFKDTLSIVKKTPQILILRMRHIFTIDATAIRVLEDVLEKTQRDGTQLMLSGVRPHLLKKLQKTHLYERIGEENIFPEIDSALNVARSLCRKDDD, from the coding sequence ATGACTTCGCGTTTGGTGCCAGAGCTGTGGTGTTGCCTCAAAGAGGGCTACAATCGCAAACGTCTGGTGGAAGATTTATTGTCCGGCATGATCGTTGGTATTGTTGCCTTGCCATTGGCGATTGCCTTTGCCATTGCCTCGGGAGTGAAACCGGAACAGGGCCTTTATACGGCAGTTATTGCTGGATTTCTGATCTCCTTGCTCAGTGGCAGTCGCGTACAGATTGGTGGGCCGACTGGGGCCTTCATTGTCGTGGTGTTCTCCATCGTTCAGCAGTACGGCTATGGCGGTCTTGCCGTGGCCACGATTATGGCGGGTGCGCTGTTAGTGGTGATGGGGCTCTGCCGCTTGGGTGGGGCGATTAAGTTTATTCCCTACCCGATGACGATTGGTTTCACCAGTGGCATTGCCCTGATTATTGCCATCACTCAAGTTAAAGATCTCCTTGGCCTTTCTCTGACTCGGTCAGCAGAGGGAATCGTCGATAGGATCAAGCTCTATGCGGAAGGCATTAATACATTAAATATTCATGCCGTCATTGTTGCTGGTTTGGCCATGGCGATCTTACTATTGTGGCCGAAAGTGACGAAGAAATTTCCCGGCTCCATTGTGGCTCTCCTTGTCACAACGGTTCTCGTGCAGGTTCTGGACTGGCCGGTTGCCACCATCGGCAGTGCTTTTGGTGATGTGCCGTCCACGTTGCCCATGCCTCAGCTGCCGGAGATTGATTTGGCAATGATTCCGCAACTGGTATCACCGGCCTTAACGATTGCCTTACTGGCGGCGATTGAGTCACTTTTATCTGCGGTAGTTGCTGATGGGATGACCGGGCGGCGGCACAAATCCAATATGGAATTGGTTGCACAGGGAGTCGCAAACATTGCATCACCCCTGTTTGGCGGCATTCCGGCAACGGGTGCTATTGCCCGCACCGCGACGAATGTGAAGAGTGGTGGCACGACGCCACTCTCAGGCATGATTCATGCGGTGACATTACTTCTGATCATGATGCTGTTTGGTCGATGGGCCAGGCTGATCCCCATGGCAACATTGGCCGCTATTCTGTTGATTGTCGCCTACCACATGAGTGAATGGCGGCACTTCATCAAACTGTTTCGCTCGCCCCGTAACGACATTGTCGTCATGTTGACAACGTTTGTTCTGACCGTTTTTGTTGATTTGACGGTTGCCATTGAAACCGGCGTGGTGTTGTCAGCGCTGTTATTTATGCAACGGATGGCTAATGCAACGGAAGTGAGACACATCAGCCGCGAGATCAATGATGAAGTTTATGATGAAGAAGATGATCGGCCTATTTGTGGTCGCCAGATTCCGACCTGTGTGGAAGTGTTTGAAATTCATGGGCCGTTTTTCTTTGGTGCCACCAATCAGTTTAAAGATACGTTGAGTATTGTCAAAAAAACACCACAGATTCTGATTTTGCGTATGCGGCATATTTTTACCATTGATGCCACGGCGATCCGAGTCCTTGAAGATGTCCTGGAAAAAACACAGCGGGACGGGACTCAGTTGATGTTGTCAGGTGTCCGACCGCATCTGTTAAAAAAGTTGCAGAAGACCCATCTCTATGAGCGTATTGGTGAGGAAAATATCTTTCCCGAGATAGACTCCGCTCTCAATGTTGCACGAAGTTTATGCCGTAAAGATGATGACTAG
- the mltG gene encoding endolytic transglycosylase MltG, with protein sequence MRVRSLLVAGLLVAMVLLGFGVFSLRPCRLDAEQFITVSSGQSLSAVSHTLYTHGLITHPLPFRALARWRGDARRIQAGSYRFAPGSYRPGDVLRILVEGRVELISCTIPEGLTAQEVVKRCSDAGIGDYQRYEVLLTDKKFLQHLKIPMVEGYLFPETYRFAPGISESSVLSTMVQQMRHYLDTSLLTAAKEQGLNELQLLTLASIIQKEAGNREEMPLISAVFHNRLKRGMLLQADPTVIYGLGEFDGNLTRQHLRTPTPYNTYVHRGLPPGPIANPGLDALKAAVLPADESYLYFVATGAGGHYFSNTLQEHNRAVRRYQLHR encoded by the coding sequence TTGCGTGTACGCAGCCTGCTGGTCGCCGGTCTTCTGGTCGCCATGGTCCTTTTGGGCTTCGGGGTGTTCTCTTTACGCCCCTGCCGGCTGGATGCGGAACAGTTCATTACGGTATCCAGCGGGCAATCCCTCTCTGCCGTTTCTCATACCCTCTATACTCACGGCTTGATCACACATCCATTACCGTTCAGAGCGTTGGCTCGTTGGCGAGGAGACGCGCGTAGAATTCAGGCTGGCAGCTATCGTTTTGCTCCCGGAAGTTACCGTCCCGGCGATGTTTTGCGTATTCTGGTTGAAGGCCGTGTCGAACTGATCTCATGTACCATTCCAGAGGGACTCACCGCACAGGAAGTGGTCAAGCGCTGTAGTGATGCAGGAATCGGCGACTATCAGCGTTATGAAGTACTGCTCACGGACAAAAAGTTTTTGCAGCACCTCAAGATACCGATGGTGGAGGGTTACCTGTTCCCTGAAACCTATCGTTTTGCTCCGGGGATTAGCGAGTCTTCCGTTTTAAGTACCATGGTGCAACAGATGCGGCATTATCTGGATACTTCTTTACTCACGGCCGCCAAAGAGCAGGGCCTCAATGAGTTGCAACTTCTGACGTTGGCGTCGATTATCCAGAAAGAGGCCGGTAATCGCGAAGAGATGCCATTGATTTCTGCCGTGTTTCATAATCGCCTCAAACGCGGCATGCTTCTGCAGGCAGATCCAACCGTTATTTACGGATTAGGGGAGTTTGACGGCAACCTGACCCGTCAGCATTTGCGGACGCCAACCCCTTATAACACCTATGTTCATCGCGGACTGCCGCCCGGCCCCATTGCCAACCCGGGTCTTGATGCGCTCAAAGCGGCGGTGTTGCCTGCCGATGAAAGCTATCTCTATTTTGTGGCTACGGGAGCCGGTGGCCACTATTTTTCCAACACCCTTCAAGAGCACAATCGCGCGGTGCGACGGTATCAATTGCACCGCTAA
- the plsY gene encoding glycerol-3-phosphate 1-O-acyltransferase PlsY — translation MMELTMILLVSYLVGAIPSGVVLTRLSGAGDVRKAGSGNIGATNVYRVAGKRLGILTLLADMLKGVLPLLAVQWWYSSDPHVLALVAVALFVGHCYPVYLMFKGGKGVATALGIYLVLSPASVGIALVVFAAVLWFWRYVSLASISAAAIIPFLVYGFERSLPIFFATLVIAGGVIFRHRSNISRLLNGTENRFKG, via the coding sequence ATGATGGAACTGACCATGATACTGTTGGTGTCCTATCTCGTGGGCGCAATTCCCAGCGGTGTGGTTTTGACACGATTAAGCGGGGCTGGCGATGTGCGTAAGGCCGGCAGTGGGAATATCGGTGCGACTAATGTATACCGGGTCGCCGGTAAACGTCTCGGTATTCTGACTTTATTGGCGGATATGCTTAAAGGTGTTCTGCCGTTGCTGGCCGTTCAATGGTGGTATAGTTCTGACCCCCACGTTCTGGCTTTGGTTGCCGTGGCTCTGTTTGTTGGCCATTGTTATCCGGTTTACCTGATGTTTAAAGGGGGTAAAGGGGTGGCAACGGCTCTAGGAATTTATCTGGTTCTGTCTCCAGCCTCTGTGGGGATTGCTTTGGTTGTTTTTGCTGCTGTTCTGTGGTTCTGGCGCTATGTTTCACTGGCGTCGATCTCTGCCGCTGCAATCATCCCTTTTCTGGTTTACGGTTTTGAACGCTCTTTGCCGATTTTTTTCGCCACATTGGTGATCGCTGGCGGAGTGATCTTCCGTCATCGTTCCAATATCTCCCGTTTGCTCAATGGCACAGAAAACCGTTTCAAAGGATAA